TATCTTCATCACTAGGGTCTCTATACATCGATAATAGGTCCTTATGGTCTCCCGATTTAAAGACTTCAGGTTTAATACCATGTTCCTCTAGTAACTTACTGATATTAAAAGTGGAGAGAATGACACCAATTGACCCAGTAGTCGTTTCAGTATCAGCAAAGATCTTATCTGCAGCCATTGAAATCATATATCCCCCGCTAGCTGCCATGGACTTCATGCTGACGTAGATAGGAATTTGGCGACTTTCCTTCAAGTCCTTTAAAGCTCGGTAGAGCTCAACACTCTCGTAAACGGCTCCACCTGGGGAATCAACTTCTAGAAGTAAAGCTTTAACTTTATTATCTTCTTTTATTTTTTTAATAGCAGACAGGGTTCCTTGGTGATCATAACTTTGATTAGCTGAAAACAAAGAGTTTTGATCTCCCGTATCAGCGATAGTCCCATTGACCTGGAGGACGGCAATTTGAGAATTGCTATCGCCCTCTTCGATGGTTTTATCACTAGCAAAGAATTTATTTGAGATCGCATCATCCAAATCAGCTT
The nucleotide sequence above comes from Aerococcus urinae. Encoded proteins:
- the sppA gene encoding signal peptide peptidase SppA, with the translated sequence MNKKSWIVVIVAALILFFGVQSAAVREKEADLDDAISNKFFASDKTIEEGDSNSQIAVLQVNGTIADTGDQNSLFSANQSYDHQGTLSAIKKIKEDNKVKALLLEVDSPGGAVYESVELYRALKDLKESRQIPIYVSMKSMAASGGYMISMAADKIFADTETTTGSIGVILSTFNISKLLEEHGIKPEVFKSGDHKDLLSMYRDPSDEDREIINNILKESYDRFVKIVAEGRGMNEDEVRKLADGRIYSGQQALDKHLIDAIGYRQDALAALKADHDLEGSRVYLVSTDEDQQQFSSLIRRFSQAIPLSKLWKADTPANEIEAVKELTDQAPRPYYLYGGE